Proteins encoded within one genomic window of Triticum aestivum cultivar Chinese Spring chromosome 2D, IWGSC CS RefSeq v2.1, whole genome shotgun sequence:
- the LOC123056053 gene encoding uncharacterized protein — protein MSSDGEPTVAVKLFIDKEKKKVLFAESNKDFVDVLFSFLTLPLGTIVRLFDKQSQVGCLDELYKSVEVLGPDHFQTKACKAMLLSPLNAAAIRCNRLKVKVVDKNPMYRCKNTSCGHSTFSSVPDAICSCGHVVEYIGEWTNKKCYPPVAADKEDAVFVIGVAKFIVTDDLQVAPASTRVMFSLIEKYGIPEKVNIQEKVLQLNSAKMIGLFRRALLTKQVLTGLYFDVAIPPNAADMCVLPDNMFAKQALETDPKFKAIKIRLVHAKDDSVLYAEVGQDFVDLVFGILTTPLGTMLKTFTELPRIGWIFCLINTLEFLRASKVPKDKLVEKELTLNKTQVMKLVGAAFGTSKALSSVLMPCKK, from the exons ATGTCGAGCGATGGCGAACCAACCGTCGCCGTGAAGCTGTTCATCGACAAGGAGAAGAAAAAGGTGCTGTTTGCGGAATCCAACAAGGACTTCGTCGACGTCCTCTTCAGCTTCCTCACCCTGCCTCTTGGCACCATCGTCCGTCTCTTCGACAAGCAGTCGCAGGTAGGATGCCTCGACGAGCTGTACAAGAGCGTGGAGGTCCTCGGCCCGGACCACTTCCAGACCAAGGCGTGCAAGGCCATGCTTCTAAGCCCCCTCAATGCTGCAGCAATCCGTTGCAATCGGCTTAAAGTGAAAGTTGTCGACAAAAACCCAATGTATCGCTGCAAAAATACTAGCTGCGGGCATTCAACATTCAGCTCTGTCCCTGATGCTATTTGCAGTTGTGGACATGTTGTTGAGTACATCGGGGAATGGACGAACAAGAAATGTTATCCTCCTGTTGCTGCAGACAAGGAGGATGCAGTTTTTGTCATTGGCGTTGCGAAGTTCATCGTAACGGATGATCTCCAAGTTGCTCCTGCCTCCACAAGAGTAATGTTTTCCCTGATTGAAAAATACGGTATACCGGAAAAAGTGAACATTCAGGAGAAGGTGCTCCAGCTCAATTCTGCCAAG ATGATTGGTTTATTCAGGAGAGCGCTGCTGACGAAGCAAGTCTTAACCGGACTTTATTTTGATGTTGCTATCCCGCCAAATGCTGCAGACATGTGTGTGCTCCCTGACAATATGTTTGCAAAACAGGCACTTGAGACCGATCCCAAATTCAAAGCCATCAAGATAAGGCTTGTTCATGCAAAGGATGATTCAGTGCTGTATGCTGAAGTTGGGCAAGATTTCGTTGATCTAGTCTTTGGAATCCTCACCACTCCACTTGGAACCATGCTCAAGACTTTCACCGAGTTACCTCGGATCGGAT GGATATTCTGCTTGATCAACACCCTCGAGTTCCTGCGCGCATCCAAGGTTCCCAAGGACAAGCTTGTGGAGAAAGAACTCACGCTCAACAAAACCCAG GTTATGAAGCTTGTGGGAGCTGCATTTGGGACGAGCAAAGCACTCAGCAGCGTGCTCATGCCTTGTAAGAAGTAG